In the genome of Ferrovibrio terrae, the window GTAACCGGCTTGAAAGCCGGACGGGCCGCTGCTGTCGTGGTTTCGGTCGTCGTCATCACATCACACCCAGTTCAAGCCGGGCCGCCTCGGACATATGCTCCGGGCCCCACGGCGGATCCCAAACGACATCAATGGTCACCTCGCCGACACCGGGGATGGAGCGGGTCTTCTGCTCCACCTCGGCAGGCATCGACTGGGCGGCCGGACAGTTCGGCGAGGTCAGGGTCATGTCGATCTGGACATCCCGGGCCTCGTTTACGTCTACCTTGTATATAAGGCCCAATTCGTAAATGTTAACCGGAATCTCGGGGTCGAAGACGGTCTTGATCGTCTCGATCACCTGGTCGCGCAGCTCGTCATGGCCGGCAGCGCCGCCTGCCGGGGGGTTCTGATCAATTTCTTCAGGCGCCGACATCAGCCAAAAATCTCCCTGACCCGCTTCAGGCCGGCGCACAGCGCATCGATTTCGGCCCGCGTATTGTACATCCCGAAACTGGCCCGCACCGTGGCCTGCACTCCCATCCGCTCCATCAGGGGATGGGCGCAATGCTGGCCGACCCGGACCGCAATTCCCTCGCGA includes:
- a CDS encoding SUF system Fe-S cluster assembly protein; this translates as MSAPEEIDQNPPAGGAAGHDELRDQVIETIKTVFDPEIPVNIYELGLIYKVDVNEARDVQIDMTLTSPNCPAAQSMPAEVEQKTRSIPGVGEVTIDVVWDPPWGPEHMSEAARLELGVM